From the genome of Gemmatimonadota bacterium:
CGCGGGCACGACGCCCGCATACCGTCGCCAACCGGCGATGGCGCCCCATCGCCGACCGGCGACGGTACACCCTCGTCTTCCATCACCCGTCCTATCAGCCGCGACATCATCTCCCTGACTCCCCCTGTCGAGCGCGCGATCCTGGTCGGCGCGCCGCGCAAGGGAACGCAGGCCCGTCATCACGTCGATGAGCACCTCGAGGAACTCGAGCGGCTCGCCGACACCGCGGGCGCCCAGGTGATCGGGAGGCTGACCCAGCAGATCGATCGCCCGCACCCTGGGACGTACCTCGGGAAGGGGAAGATCGACGAGCTGCGCCAGCGCGTCTCGGACGAGGCGGCGACGCTGGTGATCTTCGACGACGAGCTGTCGCCGGCCCAGGGGAAGAACATCGAGGAGCTGGTCGGGAAGCGCGTGATGGATCGCGCCGAGTTGATCCTCGACATCTTCGCCACGCGTGCGCGCTCGCGCGAGGCGAAGATGCAGGTCGAGCTGGCGCAGCTCACCTACATGCTCCCGCGCCTCACGCGCATGTGGACCCACCTGGAGAAGTTCCGCGGCGGTATCGGCATGCGCGGCCCTGGTGAAACGCAGCTGGAGACCGACCGCCGTCTCATCGGCCACCGGATTCGCGTACTCAAGGAGCGATTGGCCGAGGTGCAGCGCACCCGTGAGGTGCAACGCCATGGGCGGCGCGGGGAGTTCCGCGCGGCCCTCGTGGGCTACACCAACGCCGGAAAGTCCTCGATCCTGCGCGCGATGTCGGGGAGCGACGACATCTTCGTCGAGGATCGCCTCTTCGCGACGCTCGACCCGCTCTCGCGCGAGGTCGATCTCGGGGAAGGGCAGCGTGTCGTGCTCACCGACACGGTCGGGTTCATCCGCAAGCTCCCGCACCACCTGGTGGCGTCGTTCCGCGCAACGCTCGAAGAATTGCACGAGGCCGACCTGCTGCTGCACGTGATCGACGCGTCGCACCCCTCGTGGGAGGAACAGCGCGAGGTGGTCGACGACGTCATCGCTGACCTCGGCGCGCACGAGAAGCCGATGCTGTACGTCTTCAACAAGAGCGACAACCTCACGCCGGGCGAGGTCGAGGGGCTGGGGACGCGCGTGCAGCATCTCTTCCCCCACTCCGTCGTGGTGTCGTCGGTCGCACCGGGGGGGCTCGATCCGCTGCGCGAGGTGCTGCGCGAACGCGTGCGTCGATTCAAGCCGATGGTCGAGCTGCGCCTTGGTCATGGCGACGGAAAGCTGCTCGCCGAGCTGCACCGGACGGGCGAGGTCCTGGCGCAGCGCCACACGGAAGAGGGGATGTTCGTCCAGGTTCGACTGGACGAGGCGGCGCTCGGCCGGGCGCTGCGGGCCGGGGCGTCGGTGGTCGGCGCTGGAACAACCGCTGGCGCCAGCGCCTGAGCCGACTGACCTCGGCCCGGGCGTCGCACTTACTTTTCGCACATGCCAAGAGCACTCATCACCGGGATCACCGGGCAGGACGGCTCGTACCTTGCCGAACTCCTGCTCGAGAAGGGGTACGAGGTCCACGGACTCGTGCGACGCGCGTCCACGTTCAACCGCGGGCGCATCGACCACCTCGCGGTGGGGCCGTCGCACACCACGGGACGGTTGCACCTGCACTACGGCGACATGGCCGACGGCTCGTCGATGCGTCGCGTCGTCGAGTCCACCATGCCCGATGAGGTCTACAACCTGGCGGCGCAGTCGCACGTCCGCGTCTCGTTCGACCAGCCGGAGTACACCGCGGACATCGTGGCCACCGGGACGTTGCGCCTGTTGGAGGCCGTGCGGGAGCACATCGACCGCACCGGACGCCAGGTGAAGTTCTATCAGGCGGGATCGTCGGAGATGTTCGGGGCGACCGCGCCGCCGCAGCGGGAAACCACGCCGTTCCACCCGCGCTCGCCCTACGCGGTGAGCAAGCTCGCCGCGCACTGGTTCTCGGTGAACCACCGCGAGGCGTTCGGGATGTTCTGCTGCAACGGGATCCTGTTCAATCACGAGTCGCCGCGGCGCGGCGAGTCGTTCGTCACGCGGAAGATCTCGCTGGCCGTGGCCCGCATCGCCACCGGGACGCAGCAGAAGCTGGCGTTAGGCAACCTGGATGCACGGCGCGACTGGGGCTTTGCGGGCGACTACGTAGACGCCATGTGGCGGATGCTGCAGCAACCGTGGCCCGACGACTACGTGGTGGCGACCGGCGAGTCCCATTCGGTAAAGGAATTCGTGCAGGCCGCCTTCGCCCACGTGAACCTCGAATGGGAACGCTACGTCTCGCTGGATGAGAAGTACCTGCGCCCGTCGGAAGTCGACCACCTGCTGGGCGACGCGTCGAAGGCGCGCGAGAAGCTGGGGTGGAGTCCGACTGTGAGCTTCGAGGGGCTGGTGTCGATGATGGTCGACGCCGACCTCAAGGTCGCCGAGCGGGAGGCGCGGGTCGGGCGCTGACCCGCGCCGGCGAGGGATTCACCCCGCCGGCGGCCGACGGATAAACGAAACGCCCCTCGAAGCCGAGGGGCGTTTGACGTATCGAGAGTGGTCGCACAGGGACTCGAACCCCGGACCTCTGGTATGTGAGACCAGCGCTCTAACCAGCTGAGCTATGCGACCGGAACCTCGCGCCGACCCGCCGCGCGAGGGATCGGTACGTTAATGGGTCATCGGGGAGGGTGGTAGTAGGGGCCGGCGCTTTCGTCTGCGGCGGTGGCCTCGGTGCGCCGGCGCACTCGGTGGGTCCTTCGTGCGTGTTGGCGGCGCAGGTCGGCGTGCGCCCTTTCGCACCACCTCGCGGCGGGGGAGATTGCCGCTCCCCGATGCCGTGTGCCCCGCGTATCACCCCCGATGGCGCTCCTCTCCTTCCTCGATCGCGACCGTACCATCGCGCCCGCCGGCTTCTCGCGGTGGCGCGTCCCCCCGGCGGCGCTGGCGATCCACCTCGCCATCGGGCAGGCGTACGCGTTCAGCGTCTTCAACCTTCCGCTGTCGACGCTCAAGGGGATCACGTCGCGCGCGCCCGGCGACTGGGCGTTGACGACCATCGGCTGGATCTTCTCCGTCGCGATCGTCTTCCTCGGGCTCTCGGCCTTCACCTTCGGGCGATGGTTGGAGCAGGCCGGGCCGCGCAAAGCGATGTTTGCGTCGGCGGCGTGCTTCGGCGGCGGTTTCCTCGTCGCGGCGCTCGGCGTGCAGCTGCACGAGTTCTGGCTCGTGGTGCTGGGCTACGGCGTGATTGGCGGGATCGGGCTGGGGCTTGGCTACATCTCCCCGGTGTCGACGCTGATCAAGTGGTTCCCCGACCGGCCGGGAATGGCGACCGGGATGGCGATCATGGGATTCGGTGGTGGGGCGATGATCGGCTCGCCGCTGGCGGTGGCGCTGATGGAGCGATTCAGGACCCCGACGTCGATGGGGGTGACCGAGACCTTCGTGGTGATGGGGATCGCCTACTTCGTCTTCATGATGTTCGGGGCCTTCACCGTGCGGCTCCCCGCACCGGGGTGGGCGCCGTCCCTTCCGCGGGGCGAGGGGGCGCTCCGGCGCGCGCCGGTTGCGGCTGGCGGTGACGTGCACGTCGATCGCGCGATCCGCACGCCGCAGTTCTGGTTGTTGTGGGCGGTGCTCTGCCTGAACGTCACTGCGGGGATCGGCGTGTTGGGGCAGGCCTCGCCGATGATTCAGGAGATGTTCCCGGGGACAATCGGCGCCGGGGCTGCTGCTGGTTTCGTGGGGCTGTTGTCACTGGCGAACATGGCGGGACGCTTCGCCTGGTCCTCGGCGTCCGACCACCTGGGGCGCAAGCGGACGTACATGATCTACTTCGCCCTCGGCGCGGTGCTGTATGCGAGCGTTCCGGCGACCGGGCGCGCGGGATCGGTCGTCCTCTTCGTCGGCTTCTATGCGGTGATCATGAGCATGTACGGGGGCGGCTTCGCCACCATTCCGGCGTACTTGCGCGACGAGTTCGGGACGATGCACGTGGGGGCGATTCACGGTCGCTTGCTGACCGCGTGGTCGCTGGCGGGGGTGGCCGGGCCGGTGCTCGTGAACTACCTCCGCGAGTACCAGATCGGGCGTGGCGTGGCCCCCCGCGACGCGTACTCGGTCACGATGTACCTGATGGCGGCGCTGCTCGTGCTCGGCTTCGCGGCCAACTGGTTCGTGCGCCCCGTGGGGGCCGAGCATCACTTTGCGCGGGGGGCAGGGCGCGATCCTGTCCCGCTCCGTGAAGGGAGGCACTAAGCGATGGCGCCCGGTGAACGCTGGAAGCTGGTGGCCGCCTGGTTGGTGGTGGGCATCCCCGCCGCGTGGGGGGTGGCGCAGGTCATCGCCAAGTCCATGGCGCTCTTTCGTTAGGCGCGGAGGCGCTACGAACACGCTTGGGTGGCGCGGGATCGGTCGCCGCACGCTGAATGCGTGGCCGAAAACGCCGCGCCCCGCCGCCCGAACGTCCGGGCAGCGGGGCGCGTCCTGACCAACGGCATGGGCCCTCTGGGGCTCGAACCCAGGACCGACGGATTATGAGTCCGCTGCTCTAACCGGCTGAGCTAAGGGCCCGTCTGTGCAACGATACTCGCCGGCTCGCCGCGCCGCAAAGGCGCCCCGTGCGCCCGGTCCTCCTCGCCGCGTCGGCGCCCCGCAGCGCCCGGCGCCGCAGGCCCGCGCTCGACGCTACCCCTCGTTGGCGTGCGCGTCGTACGCCTCGACGATTTCCTCGGGAGTGACGGTCGCCGCCCCCAGCTTCCCGACTTCCACCCCGGCGGCGAAGTTGGCCACCACCGCCGCCTCCATCGGCGTGGCCCCCGCGGCCAGTGCGGTCGCGAGGTAGGCGGTGACGGTGTCGCCCGCCCCCACCACGTCGTAGACCTCGCGCGCGGTGGTCGGAATGCGTTGCACCTGGCCGTCCGGCGAGACGAGCGCCATGCCGCGCTCGCCCAGGGTGAGCAGCAGGTGGCGCGCGCCGAGCCGCTCGAGCGTGGCGGGGAGCGCGCCGGCATCGTCGAGGTGGACCGTCGCGCCTAACGCCGACTCCAGTTCGCGCCGGTTTGGCTTGAAGATCGTCGCCCCGCGATACGCGAAGAAGTTGCGGAACTTGGGGTCGACGACGATGGGGATGTCGCGCGCCAGCGCCCGGGCGATCGCGTGCGCGATCACGTCGGGGACCAGCACGCCCTTGTTGTAGTCCTCGAGCACGAGGGCGTCGGCGGTCGCCAGCACGCGGTCCAGGGCGGCGAGCACCTGCGCGACGTCGTCTCCGCTCAGGTCCCGGTCGTCCTCCTCGTCGAAGCGCACCACCTGCTGGGCGCGGGCGACCAGTCTCGTCTTGGTCGTCGTCGGGCGCTCCACCGGGATCAGGGCGCCGTCCTCCGACCCGATCTCCCGCAGCATCCGCCGCAGGCGCTCTCCGCCCTCGTCGCGCCCCACGGCGGCGACCAGCGTTCCGACCGCCCCGGCCGCGGCGACATTCTGGGCCACGTTGGCCGCCCCGCCAAGGGCGTACTTCCGGTCGCGCACCCGCACAACGGGGACCGGCGCCTCGGGTGAGATGCGCTCGACGTCGCCGCGCAGGTAGACGTCGAGCATCGCATCGCCCACCACGGCAACGTGCCGCCGGCGCATCTGCTCGAGGAGGGTGATCAGGCGCGCACGCGACACGTGCGAGGCCGGCGAGCTGGGACGGGGAGTCGACATGGCGACGGAAGCTAGGAGGACGCGTCCCGCAGGGTCAACCAATGTCGGCGAGATCTCCCCAGCACCCCTGATCGGTTCACGCCCCGATTATCTTCCCTGCGACCAGTCCAACCGGGCCGGCGATTCTCCAACCGGCGCTCGCATGCACTCCTACCAACTCGACGTCATCGTCAGCCGAGGGAACGCGATCGAATCGCGTCACCGGGTGCACGCGGCGGTGTGGGATGCGTCCGCCGGGCTCGTGGGGAGCGCGCGGGATCCCTTTCTCGTCTCGCCGTGGCGTTCCTGCGCCAAGCCGTTCCAGGTCCTGCCGTTTCTCGAGACCGGCGGTTTCGACGAGTTGGTCTGGGGCGATGACGAACTCGCCCTGGCGTGTGCCTCGCACGGCGGTGAACCGGAGCACGTGGCAATTGCCGGTCGCATGCTGCAGACGATTGGCATGGAAGAAGGGGACCTCGCCTGCGGGCCGCACGAACCGCTGTCGCGCCGCGGTGCGCGTATCGTGCGCGAGGCCGGCTACTCTCCGACGCGCCTGCACAACAACTGCTCGGGGAAGCACGCCGCGATGCTCGCTCGGGCGCACGTCTCGGGGTGGTCGACCCACGGCTACGAGCGCGACGGGCATCCGGTGCAAGGCTCGGCCCTGGAATCGGTGGCGCGCTGGACGGGGTCCCCTCGGACAAGATCGAGCGAGCCATCGACGGCTGCGGGGTCGTCGTGTTCGGCCTGCCGTTGGCCAACATGGCGCGCGCCTACGCCATGCTCGCGGCGAGCGCCACACGTGGCGACGAGCTGCCGTCGCGCATCGCCCGCGCGATTCGCACCCGCCCCATGATCTTCGGCGGAACCGATCGGTTCGACAGTACCCTGGTGGAGGAGACGTCGGGGCGCGTCATCGCCAAGATCGGCGCCGAGGGGATCCACTCGGCGGCGCTGCTCGACCTGGGGATCGGGGCGGTGGTGAAGGTCGAGGACGGGTCGATGCGCGCGCAGTTCCCGGCGCTCCTGCGCCTGCTGCAGCTGCATGGCGCGCTCCCCGATCCGTTGCCGGCGCGCCTGCAGGACTTCGCGCGCACGCGCGTGAAGAACACGCGCGGCGAGGTGGTGGGCGAGGTTCGCGTCGTCGACGGATGACGCAATCGGATGGTACGACCGGGAACGGAATGATGACGCCCGGGGCGGGCACGCTGCCTAACGTTGCGGGACTCGACGCCGCGCACGTCGCGATGGTGCGGCTGGCGGCGGCCATCGCCGGGGCCGGCGAGCCGGCCGTGCGCGACGCGCTGGCACAGGCGCTCGAGGCGGTCCCTCACGAGTGGGTGGAGGAAGTGATCCTGCAGTCGTACTTGTTCGCGGGGTTCCCCCGTGCGCTCAATGCCGCGCGCGAATGGCGCCGGTTGTCGGGACGTGCGGCACCGGTCACCGACGAGGGCGAGCGCTTCGACCAGGCGGCGCAGTGGAGCGCGGCGGGGGAGGCAACGTGTCGCGTGGTGTACGGTGCCACCTACGAACGCCTGCGGCACAACATCCGGGCGCTGCACCCGGCGCTGGATGCGTGGATGATCGTCGAGGGTTACGGGAAGGTGCTGTCACGGCCGCAGCTCGACCTGCGGCGCCGCGAACTCTGCATCGTCGCGGCGTGCGCGGCCGCGGGGCAGGACCGTCAGCTGCACGCCCACCTTCACGGGGCGCTCCATGCGGGCGCCAGCGTGGAGGAGGTGACCGGCACGCTGGCCGCCGTCACCGATTACATGGCGCCGGGGAATCCCGCGCGCTACCGCCTACTTCTCGAGCGCGTGGTGCACCAGGATGTTCATTGATCTCGTCGTCGTTCGCGTCGCTGCCGGCACCGGCGGGTCGGGGTGCGTCTCCTTCCGCCGGGAGAAGTTCTACCCGATGGGGGGGCCAGACGGTGGCGACGGAGGGCGCGGGGGCGACGTCATCGTCCGCGCCGATCGCAACCTGGCCACGCTGCTCGACTACACGTATCGCGACCAGTGGATCGCCGAGCGCGGGCAGCACGGCAGCGGGAACAACAAGACCGGGCGCTCCGCCGACAATCTCGTCCTCCCGGTCCCGCCCGGGACCGTCATTCGCGATCACGACTCGGGCGAGCGCGTCGGCGAGGTGGTCGAGCACGGCCAGGAACTCGTCGTCGCCAAGGGGGGACGCGGTGGGAAGGGGAACGCCTTCTTCGCCACCGCCACCCATCAGTCGCCGCGCGAGTGGCAGCCGGGTGAGGAGGGCATCGCCCGCACGCTCGAGTTGGAGCTCAAGCTCATCGCCGACGTCGGGCTGGTAGGAAAGCCCAACGCGGGAAAGTCGACGCTGCTCTCGGTCATCTCGGCGGCCCGCCCGAAGATCGCGGACTACCCGTTCACCACGCTGCAGCCCAATCTCGGCGTCGTGGCCCTGACCGATCATCGCACGTTCGTCGTGGCCGATATCCCGGGGATCATCGAGGGGGCACATGAGGGGAAGGGGCTCGGACTCCAGTTCCTCCGCCACATCGAGCGGACGCGACTCCTCGCCTTCCTGATTCCCATCGACGCCGAGGACTGGCAGGCCGAGTACGATCAGCTCCGTCACGAGGTCGAGCAGTACTCGCCCGAACTGGCGGCCAAGCCGCATTGCGTCGTCTTCACCAAGCACGACTTGCTGGGGGAGGAGTACATCCCCGAGATCGAGACGCCGGGAGCGTTCGGCCGCTACTCGATCAGCGCGGCGGCGCGCCAGGGGCTGGATACGCTCAAGGCCGAGTGGTGGTCGCAGCTGCTCGAGATGCGCAAGGCGAATGAGCGCGCGACGGAGAAGGCGGGCGATGCGGCACCGTCGTCGCTCGACCGCCCGGACGAGGCCGACCACACCGACGCGCATTCCTCTGACGCCGCCGACGACGCTGTCGACGCCTGACGAGCGCGCCGCACGCGCGGCGCCTGACGAGCGCGCCGCCGGGGCGGCGCCCGACGAGCGCGCCGCCGGGGCGGCGCAGGACGAGCGCGTGGCGGCGCTGGCGATCGCCGGCATCGCCGGGCTGGGGCCGGTGCGGATCACGCGGCTCGTCGCCGACGCTGGAGACGTCGCATCGGCGCTCAGCCGGGCCGTGCCCGACGCGCGCGAGCGAGAAGCGCTGCTCGCGCGGGCGCGCGCGGAGCTCGCCGACTTCGCACGGCGCGGCATCGACGTCGTCGGCATTGCCGAGTCGCGCTATCCGGCGCCGGTGCGCGACCTGGAGGATGCGCCCCCGGTCCTGTATGCGTTAGGCGCGCTCGCGCACACGGTGCCACCGGCGGTGGCGCTGGTGGGGTCGCGCCAGGCGACGGCGTATGGGCGGCAGGTGGCGCGTGACTTTGCCCGCCGCCTCGCATCCCGCGGGATCTGTGTGGTCAGCGGGTTGGCGGCGGGGATCGACGCCGAGGCACACGCCGCGGCCCTATCGGCCGGTGGACCAACCGTCGCGGTGCAGGGGACGGGGGTGGACGTTGCGTATCCGCGCAGCAACACCGCCCTGCATGCGCGCATCGCCCGCGAGGGACTCGTGCTCTCCGAGCTCGCACCGGGACGGCCGGCCCATGCCGGCGCCTTTCCTCGACGCAACCGCATCATCGCGGCACTCGCCGACGTGGTGGTCGTCGTGGAGGCCGGGGTGCGCTCGGGGGCGTTGATCACCGCGCAGTTAGGCGGGGAACTCGGACGCACGGTCGCGGCCGTGCCCGGGCCGATCGATGCGGAGGCGTCGCGCGGGGCCAACCAGCTTCTCCGCGACGGTGCGCAGGTCATCGCCTCGTTCGACGATCTGCTCGGACTGCTGGCGCTCACGCGGCGTGGGCGCGAGGGTGCCGCCTTCGCCACGCCAACCGCCGTCGACGACGAGGTGGCGTGCCGGTTGCCGCCCGATGTGCGGCCCGACTCGCCGGAGGGACGCGTGCTCGCCGTCCTTGCCCGCGGCGCGCAGGGCACCGACGACCTCGTGCGCGCGTGCGCCCTCTCGCCGCGCGACGTGGCCACGGCGCTGTGTCATCTCGAGGTGCATGGCGAGATCGCCTTCGACCCCTCCGGCATGGTGCGGATCGTCTCGCGAACGGCAATGGCGGGACGATGAGCGGATTGGTCGATGCACGCGGGGTGACGTTTCGTCACGTGTATGTGCACGTCCCGTTTTGTGCGCGGCGCTGTTCGTATTGCGACTTCTCCATCGCCGTGCGACGCGTTGTCCCGGTCGAGGACTTCGTGCAGGCCCTGGCCGGTGAACTGGCGGCGCGCTTTGGCGAGCCGCCGGCCCTTTCGCATGAACGCACGCGGATCGACACGCTCTACCTGGGTGGAGGGACGCCGTCCCGACTGGGGGGCGACGGGGTCGTCGACGCCATCGCCGCGGTTCGGCGCTACGCAAGCGTCGACGAGTCGACCGAAGTGACGATCGAGGCGAATCCCGAGGATGTCACCGCCGCGATCGTCGCCCAGTGGGTTGGGGCCGGCGTGAACCGTGTCTCGCTCGGCGTGCAGAGCTTCGATCCGCAGGTGCTCGCGTGGATGCACCGCACGCACGACGTGGCGGCGGTGCACGCCGCCGTGGACGCGCTCGCGGCCGGCGGGATCGCCAATTGGTCGCTCGACCTCATCTACGCGCTTCCGGGCGAAGTGCCGCGCGATTGGGCACGCGATCTGGACGCGGCGATCGCGCTCGAGCCTACACATCTCTCGGCGTACGGACTGACCGTGGAGAGTGGAACCCCGCTCGCGCGCTGGCGGGAGCGGGGGGCGATTCATGACGCCGACGAGGAACGGTACGAACGCGACTTCCTGCTGGCGCACGAGCGTCTGGCGGCGGCGGGGTTCGATCACTACGAGGTCTCGAATTGGGGGCGCCCTTCGCTCGAGTCGCGCCACAATTCGTGCTACTGGCGTGGTGTCCCGTATCTCGGCCTCGGACCGGCGGCCCACGGCTTCGACGGCGACACACGGCGATGGAACGAGCGCGAGTACGTGCGCTGGCTGGAGCGAACCCGCACGGGGAGTGACCCGATGGGCGGCTCGGAACAGCTCACGGAGAGCCAGCGCGCGCTCGAGGCGGTCTACGTCGGCCTCCGCACATCACAGGGAGTGATGATCGCCCTGTCGGACGCGCTCGTGGTCGATCGATGGATCGCGGAGGGGTGGGGCTCCGTCGCCGAGGGGCGACTTCGGCTGACCCCGCGCGGCTGGCTTCGTCTCGATGCGCTCGTTGCTGCCTTGACTGAGCATCGAAGTCGTTACTAGGTTTGGACTTATGGCGTCCCCTGAGCTGTCCGACCGCGAGCGGCGGGTCCTCGAAGCGGTAATCCAGAGCTACGTCGAAACGGCGGAGCCTGCAGGGTCGCGCACGATTTCGAAGCGCTTCGGACTCGGCGTGTCTCCGGCGACGATCCGGAACACGATGAGCGACCTCGAGGAAAAGGGGTATCTCTATCACCCGCATACCTCTGCCGGGCGCATCCCGACGGACATCGCCTATCGCCTGTACGTCGACACGCTGATGCGCGCGCAGGTGGTCCCGCGTGCCGACGCCGACCGCATCTCCGAGCACCTGTCGCAGAGCGGGGCGTCGGCGATCGAGGCGATCCTGCGCAAGGCCGCGCAGTCGCTGTCGATCGTTACGCAGGAGTTGGGGGTCGCACTCGGGCCGCGTCTCGACAATGCGGTGCTGCAGCGCCTGGAGCTCATTCGCGTGTCCAACGAGCGCCTGCTCCTCATGCTCACGCTGGGAGGGGGGGCGGTGCGGACGATCTTCGTCGAGGTCGACGGGCAGATCGCCGAGAGCGCGGTCGCCGAGGTGATGGTAGTGCTCAACGAGCGCCTGGCGGGGCTGTCGTTGCGGACGATCCGCGCCACGCTGGGTGAGCGCCTGCGCGACTCGAGCACGACGGCGGGGGTGAGCGAGCTGCTCAACGTCTTCGTGCAGGAAGGGGAGACGCTGTTCGACGTCGCGGGCGCCGGGGATGACGACGGCGTCGTGCTCGGGCAGGCGTCAGTGCTCGCCGAGCAGCCTGAGTTCAGCAGCGGCGACGGGATGCGTCGCCTCCTCGCGCTGACCGAGACGCGCGCGCAACTTGGGCAACTCCTGCGCGGACGTTCGGCGTCGCCCGGGATCTCGATCACGATCGGCAACGAGCATGGCGATCCGCGGCTCGAAAGCTTCACGATCGTAACCGCCGAGTATCGGGTTGGGTCGCTGAACGGTGTGATCGGGGTCATCGGCCCGACGCGCATGCCGTACGACAAGGTGATCGCTTTGGTGCGGCATACGTCGCTCCTGGTCTCCGACATTCTTCACTAGCAGAGCCGAGGCCCATGGCCGATTTCTATACGACGCTCGGCGTCGCGCGTGGCGCGTCCGACGACGAGATCAAGCAGGCCTACCGGAAGCTGGCCACCAAGTGGCATCCGGACCGGAACAACGGCTCGAAGGATGCCGAGGAGAAGTTCAAGGAGATCACCGAGGCGTATGACGTGCTGCGCGATGCCGACAAGCGCGCCGCGTACGATCGTTATGGCGAGGCGGGGCTGCGTGGGGCCGCAGGCGGGGCCAACTACCACCACGTCGACCTCTCCGAGGCGCTCAACATCTTCATGAAGGACTTCGGGGCGTTCTCCGGGCTGGGCGAGTTCTTCCAGCAAGGAGGGCGGCAGCAGCGCGGTGGCCCGCGCACGGGCCAGGACGTGAAGATCACCGTGGAGCTGACGCTGGCCGAGGTGGCCGCCGGCGTGACGAAGACCTTCACCGTCAAGCTGCTCGACGCGTGCGACAAGTGCGCGGGGAGCGGGGCCGAGCCCGGGACCAAGCCGCAGACGTGCCACACCTGCGCGGGGTCGGGCGAGGTGCGTCGGGCACAGCGATCGTTCTTCGGACAGTTTGTCTCGGTCGTCCCGTGCCCGATGTGTTCCGGTGAGGGAGTCGTCGTGACGGCGCCGTGCAAGAAGTGTCGGGGCGAGGGGCGCGTGCGCGGCGAGCACACGATCCCGGTGCAGATCCCGGCCGGTGTGTCGTCGGGGCAGTACATGACGTTGCGCGGGCTCGGCAATGCCGGGCCGCGTGGCGGCGGTCGTGGCGACATCCTCGTCGTGTTCGAGGTGGCTGAGGACCAGCGGTTCGAGCGCGATGGCGAGGACCTGTACACCGAGGTCCTGGTCTCCTATCCGCAGCTGGTGCTTGGCGCCGACGTCGACGTCCCGACGGTGACGGCGACGATGTCGGTGCGCATCCCGGCCGGGACGCAGAGCGGGCACGTCTTGCACCTGCGCGGACGGGGACTGCCGCGCGTGAACTCCTCGGGCGTGGGCGACCTGCACGTGCGGGTGCAGCTCTGGACGCCCGACGGCGTGTCGCGCGAGGAAGAAGAGCTGCTCAAGAAGCTGCAGACGCTCGCGGCGGCGCCGCCGGAGCAGGGGCGCTCGAAGGGGTTCTGGACCAAGATGAAGGAAGCGTTAGGCGCGTGACGTGGACCTCGCTGCGGGTCCATGCCCCTGGGCGGCTGGCGGACGCGTCGACCGCGATGTTCGCCGCCGGTGCGCAGGGGGTGCACGAGGACGGCGCCTCACTGGTCACGCACTTCCCGCCGGAGACGGACATCGCCGCGGTGATCCGGCAGGTGCAAGCGGCCGTCCCCGACGCGGTCTGCGAGACGTCGGCGACCGAGGCCATCGACTGGTCGGTGCACTGGCGCGACAAGCTGCACGCCCAGCAGGTCGGGCGCCTCACGATCGCCCCCACCTGGCAGGCGGATGGGTTGGACCCGGCCACCACCGTCGTGATCGATCCGGGGATGGCCTTCGGCACGGGGGACCATCCGACAACCCGCGGCGCGACGCGCCTCATGCAGGAGGTCGTGCACCCCGGGCTCGTCGTCGCCGACCTGGGCGCCGGGAGCGCGGTACTGTCGATTGCGGCCGCCAAGCTCGGTGCCTCGCGCGTTTTCGCGGTGGAGTACGACGCCGACGCGATCTCGAACGCCGAGGAGAACGTCGAGCGCAACGCCGTCGAGGGCATCGTCCACGTCTTCGAGGGCGATGCGACGGTCTTCCTCCCGCTGGTCGCCCCCGTCGACGTCGTGGTCGCCAACATCATCTCGTCGGTGCTCGTCGAACTGCTCCCCGCGATGCACGCTGCCCTTCGGCCAGGCGGGCACGCGGTGCTGGCGGGGATCCTGCTCGAGGAGAAGGAGTTCATGCTCGAGGCGCTGCACT
Proteins encoded in this window:
- the gmd gene encoding GDP-mannose 4,6-dehydratase; amino-acid sequence: MPRALITGITGQDGSYLAELLLEKGYEVHGLVRRASTFNRGRIDHLAVGPSHTTGRLHLHYGDMADGSSMRRVVESTMPDEVYNLAAQSHVRVSFDQPEYTADIVATGTLRLLEAVREHIDRTGRQVKFYQAGSSEMFGATAPPQRETTPFHPRSPYAVSKLAAHWFSVNHREAFGMFCCNGILFNHESPRRGESFVTRKISLAVARIATGTQQKLALGNLDARRDWGFAGDYVDAMWRMLQQPWPDDYVVATGESHSVKEFVQAAFAHVNLEWERYVSLDEKYLRPSEVDHLLGDASKAREKLGWSPTVSFEGLVSMMVDADLKVAEREARVGR
- a CDS encoding D-glycero-beta-D-manno-heptose-7-phosphate kinase is translated as MSTPRPSSPASHVSRARLITLLEQMRRRHVAVVGDAMLDVYLRGDVERISPEAPVPVVRVRDRKYALGGAANVAQNVAAAGAVGTLVAAVGRDEGGERLRRMLREIGSEDGALIPVERPTTTKTRLVARAQQVVRFDEEDDRDLSGDDVAQVLAALDRVLATADALVLEDYNKGVLVPDVIAHAIARALARDIPIVVDPKFRNFFAYRGATIFKPNRRELESALGATVHLDDAGALPATLERLGARHLLLTLGERGMALVSPDGQVQRIPTTAREVYDVVGAGDTVTAYLATALAAGATPMEAAVVANFAAGVEVGKLGAATVTPEEIVEAYDAHANEG
- a CDS encoding asparaginase, with protein sequence MHSYQLDVIVSRGNAIESRHRVHAAVWDASAGLVGSARDPFLVSPWRSCAKPFQVLPFLETGGFDELVWGDDELALACASHGGEPEHVAIAGRMLQTIGMEEGDLACGPHEPLSRRGARIVREAGYSPTRLHNNCSGKHAAMLARAHVSGWSTHGYERDGHPVQGSALESVARWTGSPRTRSSEPSTAAGSSCSACRWPTWRAPTPCSRRAPHVATSCRRASPARFAPAP
- a CDS encoding asparaginase, which codes for MARAYAMLAASATRGDELPSRIARAIRTRPMIFGGTDRFDSTLVEETSGRVIAKIGAEGIHSAALLDLGIGAVVKVEDGSMRAQFPALLRLLQLHGALPDPLPARLQDFARTRVKNTRGEVVGEVRVVDG
- a CDS encoding OFA family MFS transporter, with the translated sequence MALLSFLDRDRTIAPAGFSRWRVPPAALAIHLAIGQAYAFSVFNLPLSTLKGITSRAPGDWALTTIGWIFSVAIVFLGLSAFTFGRWLEQAGPRKAMFASAACFGGGFLVAALGVQLHEFWLVVLGYGVIGGIGLGLGYISPVSTLIKWFPDRPGMATGMAIMGFGGGAMIGSPLAVALMERFRTPTSMGVTETFVVMGIAYFVFMMFGAFTVRLPAPGWAPSLPRGEGALRRAPVAAGGDVHVDRAIRTPQFWLLWAVLCLNVTAGIGVLGQASPMIQEMFPGTIGAGAAAGFVGLLSLANMAGRFAWSSASDHLGRKRTYMIYFALGAVLYASVPATGRAGSVVLFVGFYAVIMSMYGGGFATIPAYLRDEFGTMHVGAIHGRLLTAWSLAGVAGPVLVNYLREYQIGRGVAPRDAYSVTMYLMAALLVLGFAANWFVRPVGAEHHFARGAGRDPVPLREGRH
- the hflX gene encoding GTPase HflX gives rise to the protein MTPPVERAILVGAPRKGTQARHHVDEHLEELERLADTAGAQVIGRLTQQIDRPHPGTYLGKGKIDELRQRVSDEAATLVIFDDELSPAQGKNIEELVGKRVMDRAELILDIFATRARSREAKMQVELAQLTYMLPRLTRMWTHLEKFRGGIGMRGPGETQLETDRRLIGHRIRVLKERLAEVQRTREVQRHGRRGEFRAALVGYTNAGKSSILRAMSGSDDIFVEDRLFATLDPLSREVDLGEGQRVVLTDTVGFIRKLPHHLVASFRATLEELHEADLLLHVIDASHPSWEEQREVVDDVIADLGAHEKPMLYVFNKSDNLTPGEVEGLGTRVQHLFPHSVVVSSVAPGGLDPLREVLRERVRRFKPMVELRLGHGDGKLLAELHRTGEVLAQRHTEEGMFVQVRLDEAALGRALRAGASVVGAGTTAGASA